A stretch of the Neofelis nebulosa isolate mNeoNeb1 chromosome 1, mNeoNeb1.pri, whole genome shotgun sequence genome encodes the following:
- the BRD8 gene encoding bromodomain-containing protein 8 isoform X3, translating to MATGTGKHKLLSTGPTEPWSIREKLCLASSVMRSGDQNWVSVSRAIKPFAEPGRPPDWFSQKHCASQYSELLETTETPKRKRGEKGEVVETVEDVIVRKLTAERVEELKKVIKETQEKYRRLKRDAELIQAGHMDSRLDELCNDIVMKKKLEEEEAEVKRKATDAAYQARQAVKTPPRRLPTVMVRSPIDSASPGGDYPLGDLTTTTMEEATSGVTPGTLPSTPVTSFPGIPDTLPPGSAPLEAPMTPVTDDSPQKKMLGQKATPPPSPLLSELLKKGSLLPTSPRLVNESEMAVASGHLNSTGVLLEVGGVLPMIHSGEMQQTPNTVAASPAASGAPTLSRLLEAGPTQFTTPLASFTTVASEPPVKLVPPPVESVSQATIVMMPALPAPSSAPAVSTPESVAPVSQPDTCVPMEAVGDPHTVTVSMDSSEISMIINSIKEECFRSGVAEAPGGSKPPSIDGKEDLDLAEKMDIAVSYTGEELDFETVGDIIAIIEDKVDDHPEVLDVAAVEAALSFCEENDDPQSLPGPWEHPIQQERDKPVSLPAPEMTVKQERLDFEETENKGIRELVDIREPSVEIKMEPAEPEQGISGPEIVAGVVPATSMEPPELRSQDLDEEPRNIAPGEIAEADVSGGKGDETPLTTVKTEASPESILSPSHGSNPIEDPLEAETQHKFEMSDSLKEESGTIFGSQIKDAPGEDEEEDGVSEAASLEEAKEEDQGEGYLSEMDNEPPVSESDDGFSIHNATLQSHTLADSIPSSPASSQFSVCSEDQEAIQAQKIWKKAIMLVWRAAANHRYANVFLQPVTDDIAPGYHSIVQRPMDLSTIKKNIENGLIRSTAEFQRDIMLMFQNAVMYNSSDHDVYHMAVEMQRDVLEQIQQFLATQLIMQTSESGISAKSLRGRDSTRKQDSSEKDGGTRGRRCAIEADMKMKK from the exons ATGGCGACAGGAACGGGTA AACACAAGCTGCTGAGTACTGGCCCTACAGAGCCATGGTCCATCCGAGAGAAGCTCTGTTTAGCCTCTTCGGTTATGAGGAGTGGAGATCAAAATTG GGTATCAGTTAGCAGAGCAATCAAGCCCTTTGCAGAACCTGGCCGCCCTCCAGACTGGTTCTCTCAAAAA cattgtgCTTCCCAGTACTCAGAGCTTCTAGAGACCACTGAGACCCCAAA ACGGAAAAGGGGTGAAAAGGGCGAAGTGGTAGAAACTGTTGAAGATGTCATTGTTCGGAAATTGACTGCTGAACGAGTTGAGGAACTAAAGAAAGTGATAAAGGAAACCCAAGAAAAATATAG aCGGCTGAAAAGAGATGCAGAACTAATTCAAGCTGGGCACATGGACAGCAGACTGGATGAGCTTTGCAATGACATTGTGAT gaaaaagaaattggaggaagaggaggctgaAGTAAAGAGGAAGGCTACAGATGCTGCATATCAAG CTCGTCAAGCAGTAAAGACACCCCCTCGGAGATTACCCACTGTGATGGTCCGCTCTCCTATAGATTCTGCCTCCCCAGGAGGTGATTATCCACTTGGAGACTTGACCACAACCACTATGGAAGAGGCCACCTCTGGA GTAACCCCTGGGACTTTGCCGAGTACCCCAGTCACCTCGTTTCCTGGGATTCCTGACACCCTTCCTCCAGGCTCTGCACCCTTAGAAGCCCCCATGACCCCAGTAACAGATGATTCACCCCAGAAAAAGATGCTTGGACAGAAAGCaactccacccccctcccctctgctgtcAGAGCTCTTGAAGAAGGGCAGCCTCCTGCCTACTAGCCCCAGACTG GTCAATGAGAGTGAAATGGCTGTGGCTTCTGGCCACTTGAACAGTACAGGTGTCCTCCTGGAGGTAGGCGGGGTTCTTCCCATGATACATAGTGGGGAGATGcagcaaacacccaacactgttgCAGCCTCCCCTGCTGCCTCAG GTGCTCCTACTCTTTCCCGGCTTTTAGAAGCTGGTCCTACACAGTTCACCACTCCTCTTGCTTCCTTCACTACTGTTGCCAGTGAACCTCCAGTTAAACTTGTGCCACCCCCTGTAGAGTCTGTGTCCCAGGCTACCATTGTCATGATGCCTGCGCTGCCAGCACCATCCTCTGCTCCGGCTGTCTCCACTCCTGAGAGTGTAGCTCCAG TGAGTCAGCCTGACACCTGTGTCCCCATGGAGGCTGTGGGGGATCCACATACTGTGACTGTTTCCATGGATAGCAGTGAAATCTCCATGATCATCAATTCTATCAAAGAAGAGTGTTTCCGATCAGGGGTAGCCGAGGCTCCTGGAGGATCAAAGCCTCCCAGCATAGATGGGAAGGAAGATTTAGATTTGGCTGAGAAGATGGATATTGCTGTGTCCTACACAGGTGAAGAGCTGGACTTTGAGACAGTTGGAGACATCATTGCCATCATTGAGGACAAG GTAGATGATCATCCTGAAGTGCTGGATGTGGCAGCAGTAGAAGCAGCACTGTCATTCTGTGAAGAGAATGATGATCCCCAGTCCCTGCCTGGCCCCTGGGAGCACCCTATCCAGCAGGAGCGGGACAAGCCAGTATCTCTCCCTGCACCGGAGATGACAGTCAAGCAAGAAAGGCTGGACTTTGAGGAAACCGAAAACAAAGGAATCCGTGAACTGGTGGACATCAGGGAGCCCAGTGTTGAGATTAAAATGGAACCTGCAGAACCAGAGCAAGGCATCTCAGGTCCTGAAATAGTAGCGGGAGTTGTTCCAGCCACAAGTATGGAGCCACCAGAACTCAGAAGTCAGGACTTAGATGAGGAACCAAGAAACATTGCCCCAGGAGAGATTGCTGAAGCAGATGTTTCCGGTGGGAAAGGCGATGAGACTCCACTTACAACTGTGAAGACAGAG GCATCCCCTGAAAGCATCTTGTCTCCATCACATGGCTCAAATCCCATTGAAGATCCTTTAGAGGCAGAGACTCAGCACAAGTTTGAAATGTCAG ACTCATTGAAAGAAGAATCAGGGACTATTTTTGGAAGCCAGATAAAG GATGCCCCAGGTGAGGATGAGGAAGAAGATGGAGTCAGTGAAGCGGCCAGCCTCGAGGAGGCTAAGGAAGAAGATCAAGGAGAAGGCTATTTGTCAGAAATGGATAATGAACCCCCTGTGAGCGAGAGTGATGATGGCTTTAGCATACACAATGCTACGCTGCAGTCCCATACACTGGCAGACTCCATCCCCAGCAGCCCTGCTTCTTCACAGTT CTCTGTCTGTAGTGAGGATCAAGAAGCTATTCAGGCacagaaaatctggaagaaagcTATCATGCTTGTATGGAGAGCTGCAGCTAATCATAG ATATGCCAATGTCTTCCTGCAGCCTGTTACAGATGATATAGCACCTGGCTACCATAGCATTGTACAGAG gcctaTGGATTTGTCaactattaagaaaaacattgaaaatggACTGATTCGCAGCACAGCTGAATTTCAGCGTGACATTATGCTGATGTTCCAGAATGCTGTAATGTATAATAGCTCGGACCATGATGTCTATCATATGGCAGTAGAAATGCAGCGAGATGTCTTAGAGCAGATCCAG CAATTCCTCGCCACACAGTTGATTATGCAGACATCTGAGTCTGGGATCAGTGCTAAAAGTCTTCGAGGGAGAGATTCTACCCGCAAACAGGATTCTTCAGAGAAG GATGGGGGAACCAGGGGGCGCCGCTGTGCCATTGAAGCAGATATGAAGATGAAAAAGTGA